In Candidatus Brocadia sp., the following proteins share a genomic window:
- a CDS encoding SulP family inorganic anion transporter, with translation MQFFSYVKNNWKPGLTVALVSIPLAVSLSVAANASPVMGIITAVWAGIVAAIFGGSNYNIVGPTGALSGMLAVFAINYGNASLPLLAILSGAIILVFFALRFERYIVLIPSSVMHGFTLGVALIIGLNQLNYALGLKGLPVHEHLLQNVMESFMHIGQLDVGTIILFMVAMAVIFTFSKLIPQVPGPIIVAPIGMFLGYLSENGFISMHFQTLHTRFGEIGSKIYQMPNFSTYITNINLLKTAFAIAVIAILETLISAKIADNMTNTKSQRRKEMMGLGLANIASGIFGGIPATAALARTALNVKSGANHKTSAVISCVLIGVISVVFLSYFKYLPLAVIASILVYVAIQMVGAEHFVHIYQHDKKAFALSFMVAGVTLVEDPVFGILIGAIIALLMLVNHLSRAKCEISIHRDKKMVARLQTIKFNEIEKPFGDVVVYRFAGQINYINSQAHIENLSNLNGVHTVILNFRNLFYIDLDGMNALEEIINTNKARGKKVIITSAGPLIIQVLVKTGWYKELKEQNLVFNSTTEALESLGFEIDKDIPDVKVLKTYQFA, from the coding sequence ATGCAGTTTTTTTCTTATGTTAAGAACAACTGGAAACCGGGGCTTACGGTAGCACTGGTTTCTATTCCACTTGCAGTATCATTATCGGTGGCTGCCAATGCCTCACCCGTAATGGGGATAATTACAGCCGTTTGGGCTGGTATTGTTGCGGCCATATTCGGAGGCAGTAATTATAATATCGTCGGGCCCACGGGAGCACTTTCGGGGATGTTAGCTGTTTTTGCTATCAATTACGGTAACGCCTCGCTTCCTTTGTTGGCAATATTAAGCGGAGCTATCATCTTAGTGTTTTTTGCCCTGCGTTTTGAGAGATATATTGTCCTTATTCCTTCAAGCGTTATGCACGGATTTACTCTCGGTGTTGCTTTAATAATAGGGTTAAACCAGTTGAATTATGCCTTGGGGCTGAAAGGCTTGCCAGTGCACGAGCACCTTTTGCAAAATGTAATGGAGTCATTCATGCACATTGGCCAGTTAGATGTTGGGACAATTATATTGTTTATGGTTGCCATGGCAGTAATTTTCACCTTCTCAAAATTAATACCTCAAGTCCCCGGGCCTATTATCGTAGCTCCTATCGGGATGTTTTTAGGGTATCTGTCTGAAAACGGATTTATCAGCATGCATTTTCAAACCTTGCATACCAGGTTTGGCGAAATTGGCTCAAAGATTTACCAGATGCCGAACTTTTCCACTTACATCACGAATATTAACCTGCTTAAAACCGCCTTTGCCATTGCCGTTATTGCTATATTGGAAACCCTTATCTCGGCCAAGATAGCAGACAATATGACCAACACAAAATCTCAGCGAAGGAAAGAGATGATGGGATTGGGTCTTGCCAATATCGCTTCGGGAATTTTTGGTGGTATTCCTGCCACGGCAGCTCTTGCACGAACCGCACTAAATGTTAAAAGTGGAGCCAACCACAAGACTTCGGCTGTAATCAGTTGTGTTCTTATTGGTGTTATTTCCGTAGTATTTTTGTCATACTTCAAGTATCTTCCCTTAGCCGTGATAGCTTCAATTTTAGTATATGTTGCTATCCAAATGGTCGGTGCCGAGCACTTCGTACACATCTATCAGCATGATAAAAAGGCCTTTGCCCTGTCGTTTATGGTTGCAGGTGTGACTTTGGTGGAAGATCCAGTATTTGGTATTCTAATTGGTGCAATTATCGCGCTTTTGATGTTAGTTAATCATCTCTCCAGAGCCAAGTGTGAAATAAGCATACATAGGGATAAAAAAATGGTTGCCAGGCTGCAGACTATTAAGTTTAATGAGATAGAGAAGCCATTTGGCGATGTTGTTGTGTATCGTTTTGCTGGCCAGATAAATTACATCAACTCGCAGGCACATATTGAAAATTTAAGTAATCTCAACGGCGTGCATACGGTGATCTTAAACTTCAGAAACCTCTTCTACATAGATTTAGATGGTATGAATGCTTTGGAGGAAATAATCAATACCAACAAGGCTCGGGGTAAAAAAGTGATCATTACCAGTGCAGGACCACTCATTATTCAGGTTCTGGTTAAAACCGGATGGTATAAAGAATTGAAAGAGCAAAATCTGGTATTTAATAGTACAACAGAGGCGCTCGAATCTCTGGGTTTTGAAATCGACAAAGATATTCCCGATGTGAAGGTATTAAAAACATATCAGTTTGCGTAG
- a CDS encoding Glu/Leu/Phe/Val dehydrogenase: MKDNNILYETALKQFDTVADMLNIEDGIRERMRNPKRSLIVSVPVKMDNGKTKVFTGYRVQHDITLGPSKGGIRYHPNVDLEEVSALAMLMTWKCALMHMPYGGAKGGVQCNPEEMSENELERMTRRYTTEIVQIIGPDKDIPAPDLYTNSQTMAWMMDTYSMQQGNTVPGVVTGKPLLLGGSLGRAEGTGRGVAYMVMEAARVLYKELRGLRVAIQGMGNVGSVAARLLYEQGCNIVAISDVSGGAYNPKGILVPYLLHHIKEHKHVIGLREADSITNEELFELDCDVIIPAAIEGQITEQNADKVKAKIIVEGANGPTTPEADKILQAKKVFLVPDILANAGGVTVSYFEWVQDIQYYFWSEEDIQKKLKDVMVSTFNRVLALSNKQGVDMRTAALMLGIGRVAEAKKMRGLYP; this comes from the coding sequence ATGAAAGATAATAATATCCTCTATGAAACGGCACTCAAGCAATTTGATACCGTAGCAGATATGCTGAATATAGAAGATGGCATAAGGGAGCGCATGCGAAATCCAAAACGCTCCCTTATTGTTTCTGTACCCGTTAAAATGGACAACGGCAAAACAAAGGTATTCACAGGTTATCGGGTACAGCATGACATAACGCTCGGTCCTTCCAAAGGTGGTATTCGTTACCATCCTAATGTTGACCTTGAAGAGGTCTCAGCCCTTGCCATGTTAATGACGTGGAAGTGCGCCCTCATGCACATGCCCTATGGTGGTGCTAAAGGAGGCGTTCAATGCAATCCGGAAGAAATGTCAGAAAACGAGCTGGAACGTATGACCCGGCGTTACACCACGGAAATTGTTCAAATCATAGGGCCAGACAAGGACATCCCTGCCCCGGATCTTTACACCAATTCACAAACGATGGCATGGATGATGGATACGTATAGCATGCAGCAAGGCAACACGGTTCCTGGTGTCGTTACCGGTAAACCCTTATTATTAGGTGGTTCGTTAGGAAGGGCAGAAGGCACTGGCAGAGGGGTTGCCTATATGGTAATGGAGGCGGCGCGGGTGTTATATAAAGAACTTCGTGGCTTACGCGTGGCCATTCAGGGTATGGGTAATGTCGGTTCTGTCGCTGCAAGGCTTTTATATGAACAGGGTTGTAATATTGTAGCCATAAGCGATGTGAGTGGTGGTGCGTATAATCCAAAGGGCATTCTTGTTCCTTATCTTCTACACCATATTAAAGAACACAAGCATGTTATTGGTTTAAGGGAAGCTGATTCCATAACCAATGAAGAGCTTTTTGAACTGGATTGTGATGTTATTATTCCGGCGGCTATTGAAGGGCAGATTACCGAACAAAATGCCGACAAGGTTAAGGCGAAAATTATCGTAGAAGGCGCCAATGGTCCGACAACACCAGAAGCGGATAAGATATTGCAGGCCAAAAAGGTGTTTTTAGTGCCTGATATCCTGGCCAATGCTGGTGGCGTAACGGTCTCGTATTTTGAATGGGTGCAGGACATTCAGTATTATTTCTGGAGCGAAGAGGACATTCAGAAGAAGTTAAAGGATGTCATGGTTAGTACATTCAACCGTGTGCTGGCACTTTCTAATAAGCAGGGTGTGGATATGAGAACCGCCGCATTGATGCTGGGCATAGGGCGTGTGGCAGAAGCCAAAAAAATGCGCGGTCTATATCCCTGA
- a CDS encoding MFS transporter, which produces MEAPQSKQQEEVAVKKSLNLSIKDGVAFAATTGFGDNYINPFAVALGASNFQIGLLSSLPQFLPALIQLKVADVTERLGSRKKIIVRSVFFHAFMLLPIAFIPYLPEFLQVGALIGFCTLYMLFASLAGPAWGSLMADLVPVRRRGAFFSKRSRLIGIVTLATTFLAGYILHLSKTQSLVGFTVIFSLAMISRYISCYFLSRMYEPPLEVMREHYFSFGAFLRRLNIGNFGKYVVFQSSFNFAVFLASPFFPVFMLRDLGFSYLTYTIVVTTVPLATILSISYWGRYSDVLGNRRVMGICSIVVSVLPALWLISHQIYFLIGIQVLAGFFWGGFNLCSSNFIYESAIPEKRTRCISYFNTINGLAICLGNLLGGFLATHIPPVFGYRLLTLFAISSCLRIVLSTTLLSRVKEIRKVVSNSV; this is translated from the coding sequence ATGGAAGCGCCACAGAGTAAACAGCAAGAAGAAGTTGCTGTGAAAAAAAGCCTTAACCTTTCCATCAAAGATGGGGTGGCATTTGCTGCAACAACAGGGTTCGGAGATAATTATATCAATCCTTTCGCCGTAGCCCTGGGTGCAAGTAATTTCCAGATTGGTTTGTTAAGTTCCCTACCGCAGTTCCTTCCCGCACTTATACAACTGAAGGTTGCCGACGTGACCGAGCGGCTTGGGAGTCGCAAGAAGATTATTGTACGTTCAGTCTTTTTCCATGCCTTTATGTTACTCCCCATTGCTTTCATTCCGTATCTGCCTGAATTTCTTCAGGTCGGTGCGCTTATTGGTTTTTGCACCCTGTATATGCTCTTTGCCTCTCTTGCTGGCCCGGCATGGGGTTCTCTGATGGCAGACCTTGTACCTGTAAGAAGAAGGGGGGCATTTTTCAGTAAACGTTCAAGGCTTATTGGTATCGTTACTTTAGCCACCACCTTTTTGGCAGGTTACATCCTGCACCTATCCAAGACTCAGTCGCTTGTTGGCTTTACCGTCATTTTTTCCCTCGCCATGATTTCACGATATATCTCGTGTTATTTCTTAAGCAGGATGTATGAACCGCCTCTGGAAGTAATGCGCGAGCACTACTTCTCGTTCGGGGCATTTCTGCGAAGGCTCAATATCGGAAATTTTGGGAAATATGTGGTCTTCCAGAGTTCTTTTAACTTTGCGGTCTTTCTTGCCTCACCATTTTTCCCGGTATTTATGCTCCGCGATCTGGGGTTTTCATACCTTACTTATACCATCGTTGTTACAACCGTTCCCCTTGCTACTATCTTATCAATAAGTTACTGGGGGCGGTACTCAGATGTCCTTGGGAATCGCCGGGTTATGGGGATATGCAGTATCGTCGTATCAGTTTTGCCAGCCCTCTGGCTCATCTCCCATCAAATATACTTCCTCATAGGAATTCAGGTACTGGCCGGCTTTTTCTGGGGAGGGTTTAATTTATGTTCTTCCAATTTTATTTATGAATCTGCAATCCCTGAAAAGCGGACGCGCTGCATTTCCTATTTTAACACCATCAACGGGCTTGCGATTTGTCTGGGAAACCTGCTCGGAGGTTTTCTGGCAACCCATATACCGCCTGTTTTTGGCTATCGGCTGCTTACCCTTTTCGCCATTTCATCATGCCTGAGAATTGTTTTATCCACTACCCTGCTAAGTCGGGTAAAGGAAATCAGAAAAGTTGTTAGCAATTCCGTGTAG
- a CDS encoding anion transporter — MNKPPLPGLMNWDILYFFSNTPLLIKSLLIFILTYVIISAQKMKWHKLDRPSGALLGAVLMVLSGVLTLDEAYRAVDFNTILLLLGMMILIGYLKVANCFKYLSYLLITHARNSFLLLCFVSFSSGILSALFVNDTICLMFTPLLILALNQTKLNPVPYLIALATSSNIGSVVTLTGNPQNMLIGVFSKIPYLDFTLHLMPVGIVSLIANVLIIYGVFRKDINFKKLDPIILVKPELDGKLTTKSLFVLFCIFFGFVFTGNLPLSAITGGLALIIISGTKPQYVLEKVDWTLLLFFSGLFIVVGGINKAGFLILAHNAVEPYLGKTESSQIVHFSIFSVIASNLVSNVPFVLLSAAWIEKFLDPKTMWYVLAMSSTFAGNLTIMGSVANMIVLELSKEYVHVGFWDFFKVGFTTTVISTIIGIIILIH, encoded by the coding sequence TTGAACAAGCCACCCTTGCCTGGTTTGATGAACTGGGATATACTGTACTTTTTTTCAAATACTCCCTTGCTTATTAAATCATTACTCATCTTTATCCTCACCTATGTTATCATCTCCGCCCAGAAGATGAAGTGGCATAAGCTTGACAGACCCTCGGGGGCGTTGCTTGGTGCCGTGTTGATGGTGCTTTCCGGCGTATTAACATTGGACGAGGCATACCGGGCGGTGGATTTTAATACCATTTTGTTGCTACTGGGCATGATGATCCTCATTGGCTATCTCAAGGTAGCAAATTGTTTCAAGTATCTCTCTTATTTGCTGATTACCCATGCCAGGAATTCCTTTCTTTTGCTGTGTTTTGTATCTTTTTCCAGTGGTATCTTGTCGGCACTGTTTGTTAATGACACCATCTGTCTGATGTTTACTCCTCTTTTGATACTTGCATTAAATCAAACGAAGCTTAATCCAGTACCGTATCTCATAGCCCTGGCAACCTCATCTAATATTGGAAGCGTAGTTACCTTAACCGGAAATCCTCAAAATATGCTCATAGGCGTTTTTTCAAAGATACCCTATCTGGATTTCACCCTGCATCTCATGCCTGTTGGGATAGTAAGCCTTATAGCCAATGTGCTCATCATTTATGGAGTATTCAGAAAGGATATTAACTTTAAAAAATTGGACCCCATCATACTGGTAAAACCAGAACTTGACGGAAAGCTTACCACAAAATCTCTCTTTGTGCTCTTCTGCATTTTTTTTGGGTTTGTCTTTACAGGCAATCTTCCGTTATCAGCAATAACCGGCGGGCTTGCATTGATTATCATATCAGGGACAAAACCTCAATACGTGCTGGAAAAGGTTGATTGGACCCTGCTACTCTTTTTCAGCGGGCTGTTTATTGTGGTGGGTGGTATCAATAAGGCCGGTTTTTTAATCCTGGCACATAATGCCGTTGAGCCCTATCTGGGAAAGACCGAATCCAGCCAGATTGTTCATTTCAGCATCTTTTCCGTGATTGCCTCCAACCTTGTCTCAAATGTGCCTTTTGTCTTGTTGTCGGCTGCCTGGATTGAGAAGTTTCTTGATCCAAAGACCATGTGGTATGTGCTGGCCATGAGTAGCACGTTTGCTGGAAATCTCACCATTATGGGCTCTGTGGCTAATATGATTGTTTTAGAACTTTCGAAGGAATATGTCCACGTGGGATTCTGGGATTTTTTTAAGGTAGGGTTTACTACCACGGTAATTTCTACCATTATTGGAATTATTATTTTGATTCATTAA
- a CDS encoding DUF1264 domain-containing protein — protein MYRICKKKPRRRKQGYTNDRYNNFLINQQKEVKMSRYSCRTMVNNVAFAVVIAFLSLMFIPLKGAVAEKGEHGVENVNKLKYADPVKDIHLYLCAFHIAKNNPKLEIEAHHYCSMRNLNIKGGGIHQCIIYDSKDVPAKLLGIEYIISDETYQTLPDSEKKYWHPHAYEIISGQLIVPDLADMGDKALEGFLTSWGKTFHTWPDPTTEIPMGEPLLMWSAGGDGQISKGMIDKRDKQFGISADDLRERRKIYGYQVPNVNVPKSIDEIGRQWTSKGPDKPEKLK, from the coding sequence ATGTACCGGATTTGTAAGAAAAAACCAAGGCGGAGGAAACAAGGTTACACGAACGATCGATACAACAATTTCTTAATCAATCAACAAAAGGAGGTAAAAATGAGTCGATATTCGTGCAGGACGATGGTGAATAATGTAGCTTTTGCTGTGGTAATTGCGTTTCTCAGTCTGATGTTCATTCCCTTAAAAGGTGCTGTAGCAGAAAAGGGGGAGCATGGTGTTGAAAATGTTAATAAGTTAAAGTATGCTGATCCCGTCAAAGATATTCATCTCTACCTTTGTGCATTCCATATAGCCAAGAACAATCCGAAATTGGAGATAGAGGCTCACCATTATTGTTCGATGCGGAATCTCAATATTAAGGGTGGCGGTATCCATCAGTGTATCATATATGACTCCAAGGATGTGCCTGCCAAGCTCCTTGGTATTGAGTACATTATCAGCGATGAGACTTATCAGACACTTCCGGACAGTGAAAAAAAGTATTGGCATCCGCATGCGTATGAGATCATATCCGGACAGCTCATCGTGCCCGATTTAGCTGACATGGGTGATAAGGCTCTTGAAGGTTTTTTAACGAGTTGGGGGAAGACATTCCATACCTGGCCTGATCCAACCACTGAGATCCCAATGGGCGAGCCGCTCCTCATGTGGTCTGCAGGGGGCGATGGGCAGATCAGCAAAGGGATGATAGACAAACGCGATAAGCAGTTTGGTATCTCTGCTGATGATCTCCGTGAACGAAGGAAGATCTATGGATACCAGGTCCCGAACGTGAATGTGCCGAAGTCAATTGATGAGATTGGCCGGCAATGGACGAGTAAGGGGCCGGATAAGCCAGAGAAATTAAAATAA
- a CDS encoding flippase: MTISAKVNHRIKYLLQPLFGKKGVINLKGRLAKSASGSFGLKIASTGLSFIIGLLLARLLGTTGYGTYTYAMSWVGLLAVPGALGLDKLLVREVAIYETKSEWHFVRGLLRWANQTVLIVSLGLALLASFIGSIFAGRQDSLVLISLWIAMVSLPLVTLTRLRQAVLKGLNRVIAGQVPEMLIQPILFLCFLGITYLLLGKALTVPQTLGINIAATGIAFIVGTRVLLKTLPSSIKETSPSYKIREWMRSALPLMLITGMQIINAKTDILMLGAMKGTKEAGIYSVANRGAEFITFILLAVNTALAPTVASLYAAGDMKKLQDVVTKSTLIILLFSLPIGLALIFCGHWFLLLFGEAFAQGRMALAILSAGQLVNASMGSVGPLLVMTGHERNVAIGVGISAVLNIILNALLIPRWSIAGAAIATASSMITWNILLATWVYKTIGIHSTALGEFVPWRKR, from the coding sequence ATGACTATCTCTGCCAAAGTAAACCATCGTATAAAATATTTGCTTCAACCTCTTTTCGGGAAAAAAGGAGTTATCAACCTGAAGGGCCGTCTTGCCAAAAGTGCTTCGGGTTCATTTGGTCTCAAGATAGCCTCTACAGGCCTATCATTTATTATTGGATTATTACTTGCCCGATTGTTGGGTACCACTGGTTACGGCACCTATACCTATGCCATGAGCTGGGTAGGATTGCTTGCAGTTCCTGGAGCATTGGGGCTGGATAAACTGCTTGTCCGGGAAGTTGCCATATACGAAACAAAATCTGAATGGCATTTCGTGAGAGGTCTCCTCCGGTGGGCAAATCAGACGGTATTGATAGTGTCGTTGGGGCTGGCATTATTAGCCTCTTTCATCGGCAGTATCTTTGCTGGCCGCCAGGATTCTTTGGTTTTAATCTCTCTCTGGATAGCCATGGTTTCGCTTCCGCTGGTTACACTTACCAGGCTAAGACAGGCCGTACTGAAGGGACTCAATAGGGTAATAGCCGGACAAGTACCAGAAATGCTCATCCAGCCAATACTCTTTCTTTGTTTTCTTGGCATTACCTATCTGCTTCTCGGTAAAGCTTTAACTGTGCCACAGACGTTGGGAATAAACATTGCAGCTACAGGAATTGCCTTTATTGTCGGAACGCGGGTATTACTCAAAACGCTCCCGTCATCCATCAAAGAAACTTCTCCTTCTTATAAAATTCGGGAATGGATGCGGAGTGCTTTACCCCTGATGCTAATCACCGGTATGCAGATAATAAATGCCAAGACAGACATTCTTATGCTTGGGGCAATGAAGGGTACAAAAGAGGCGGGTATCTATTCAGTTGCCAATCGTGGGGCAGAATTTATCACCTTCATCCTGCTTGCTGTCAATACGGCGCTGGCACCAACGGTGGCAAGCCTCTATGCAGCAGGAGACATGAAAAAATTACAGGATGTGGTCACAAAAAGCACCCTAATAATTCTGTTATTTTCGCTACCTATCGGGCTTGCCCTTATATTCTGCGGACATTGGTTCCTGCTTCTCTTTGGAGAAGCCTTTGCACAAGGCAGAATGGCCCTTGCAATCTTATCGGCCGGTCAGCTTGTTAACGCATCAATGGGTTCTGTCGGTCCCCTGCTTGTTATGACCGGACATGAGAGAAATGTCGCTATTGGTGTGGGAATCAGCGCAGTGTTGAACATCATTCTGAATGCTCTGCTGATACCTCGATGGAGTATTGCAGGAGCCGCAATTGCTACCGCAAGTAGCATGATTACCTGGAATATTTTGCTGGCAACCTGGGTATACAAAACGATTGGGATCCATTCCACTGCATTGGGAGAATTTGTCCCCTGGAGAAAGAGATGA
- a CDS encoding sulfotransferase, whose amino-acid sequence MTKPEFFIVGAPKCGTTAMHEYLRHHPGIFMPDMKEINHFADDLLKHDDPFLKRERYLSLFERAGENQLAGEASVYYLFSKNAARNIKSFCPGAKIIIMLRNPVDVLYSRHAQLVYNGAEDILDFEASLAAEEKRRNGEMIPRNIRIEKKLLHREVVKFTEQVRRYFDTFGRNHVHIIIYDDFKQDTAMAYHETLRFLRVDTNFRPDFKVINPNKRIRNRTLQRFLKTPPSLVSTIGKLLLPQSFRDVLLNRLKKLNTQYVFRQPMSLELRRRLQEEFTPEVNGLSELLGRDLNHWSTDKSTDTLGTPGN is encoded by the coding sequence ATGACAAAGCCTGAGTTCTTTATCGTAGGTGCGCCAAAATGCGGCACTACCGCAATGCATGAATATTTAAGACACCATCCGGGTATCTTCATGCCTGATATGAAGGAAATAAATCATTTTGCCGATGATTTATTGAAACATGATGACCCTTTTCTCAAGAGAGAACGGTACCTCTCGTTATTTGAAAGAGCAGGTGAAAACCAACTTGCAGGTGAAGCTTCAGTTTACTATTTATTTTCAAAAAATGCGGCACGAAACATCAAGTCCTTTTGTCCCGGTGCAAAAATTATTATCATGTTGAGGAATCCCGTGGACGTTCTCTATTCACGGCATGCACAGCTCGTTTATAATGGTGCTGAGGATATTTTGGATTTTGAAGCATCTCTGGCAGCGGAAGAGAAAAGGAGAAACGGCGAAATGATCCCTCGAAATATCAGGATAGAGAAAAAACTCCTGCACCGTGAAGTGGTTAAATTCACAGAACAGGTAAGAAGATATTTTGATACCTTTGGGAGAAATCACGTTCACATAATCATCTATGATGATTTTAAACAGGATACCGCAATGGCATACCATGAGACGCTCAGGTTTCTTCGTGTCGATACCAATTTTCGGCCAGATTTCAAAGTTATTAATCCAAACAAACGTATCCGCAACAGAACCCTTCAGCGATTCTTAAAGACCCCACCTTCGTTGGTGAGTACAATCGGCAAATTGCTTTTACCTCAATCGTTCCGCGATGTACTGCTGAACAGGCTTAAAAAATTAAACACCCAATATGTTTTCCGGCAGCCTATGTCTCTGGAATTACGGAGGCGTTTGCAAGAAGAGTTCACTCCAGAAGTAAATGGTTTAAGCGAGCTTTTGGGACGGGACTTGAATCATTGGAGCACAGACAAAAGCACAGATACGCTGGGGACACCAGGAAACTAA
- a CDS encoding sulfotransferase, whose protein sequence is MRIPDFFIVGAPKSGTTAMCAYLRQHPEIFIPGKKESHYFGTDLNSPRFIRDREIYLSLFSGAKDEKRVGESSVWYLYSKKAASEIKEFSPSASIIIMLRNPADMLYSQHSQFLYNGNEDIACFEEAINAEDDRKRGLRIPPGVHFIESLFYRETVKYTEQVQRYYNVFGRENVHVIIYDDFKVDTINVYRENLRFLGVTGDFQPEFKTINPNKRVRSNILRNLLQNPPQIARVLGKFFVTHTLHQWFVKKLTSFNREYESRPPMDTELRKRLQAEFASEIERLSELLRRDLTHWCKT, encoded by the coding sequence ATGAGAATACCAGATTTCTTCATTGTCGGCGCGCCGAAAAGCGGGACAACCGCCATGTGTGCATATCTCAGGCAACATCCGGAGATTTTCATACCGGGAAAAAAGGAATCCCACTATTTTGGTACCGATCTTAATTCCCCAAGGTTCATCAGAGATAGAGAAATATATCTTTCTTTATTTTCCGGGGCAAAAGATGAAAAACGGGTAGGAGAATCCTCGGTTTGGTATCTTTATTCAAAAAAAGCTGCTTCTGAAATTAAGGAATTTTCACCTTCCGCAAGCATTATTATCATGCTGAGAAATCCCGCGGACATGCTCTATTCTCAACATAGCCAATTTCTTTATAATGGTAATGAAGATATCGCATGTTTCGAAGAGGCCATTAACGCCGAGGATGATCGAAAGCGTGGCTTACGCATACCGCCTGGTGTCCATTTTATCGAAAGTCTTTTTTACCGGGAAACAGTAAAATATACTGAACAGGTTCAGAGATATTACAATGTTTTTGGAAGAGAGAATGTGCATGTCATTATTTATGATGACTTTAAAGTGGATACAATTAACGTTTACCGGGAAAATTTGCGCTTTTTGGGTGTAACCGGAGATTTTCAACCGGAGTTTAAAACTATCAACCCGAATAAGCGTGTACGCAGCAATATATTAAGAAACCTTTTACAAAATCCCCCGCAAATCGCCAGAGTGCTCGGTAAATTTTTTGTGACTCATACGCTGCACCAGTGGTTTGTTAAAAAACTGACGTCTTTCAATAGAGAATACGAGTCTCGTCCACCCATGGATACAGAGCTACGGAAAAGACTACAAGCAGAGTTTGCATCAGAGATAGAACGATTAAGCGAACTTTTAAGACGTGACTTGACTCATTGGTGTAAAACATAG
- a CDS encoding class I SAM-dependent methyltransferase: protein MAGTIEYHNPLGKSDYLSIQHLERYKFSVSRLKPGQRLLDIACGAGYGTALLLKHGCKAIGADYDEQAVADAQTKYKYGNFVRADVLEIPFKDESFDVVVSFETIEHVHDGNSFLSEVYRVLKPGGTFLCSTPNLRYTAHPPYHVKEYCPEEFYGLVEQRFSQVERYGQYFKPLDRASDLYHRHFHAFFVSLLEKTNIKKTSKCILRPAVRKGSENPECQSTGDLMIGQAFQGNGNSYYRVRPFINTKRLRIMVVAAKKGTD from the coding sequence ATGGCTGGTACTATTGAGTATCACAATCCACTCGGCAAATCAGACTATTTGTCAATTCAGCACCTGGAACGGTATAAGTTCTCCGTTTCTCGTCTTAAACCAGGCCAGCGGTTATTGGATATTGCTTGTGGAGCCGGTTACGGAACTGCACTGCTTTTAAAACATGGTTGTAAAGCTATAGGTGCCGATTATGATGAACAGGCGGTCGCTGATGCTCAAACCAAATACAAGTATGGAAATTTTGTAAGGGCTGATGTCTTGGAGATTCCATTTAAAGACGAATCTTTTGACGTCGTGGTAAGTTTTGAAACCATAGAACACGTCCATGATGGCAACAGTTTTCTTTCCGAGGTATATCGGGTATTAAAGCCCGGCGGCACCTTCCTCTGCTCTACTCCAAACCTTCGGTACACAGCCCATCCACCGTACCATGTCAAGGAATACTGCCCCGAAGAATTTTACGGACTTGTAGAGCAGCGATTTTCTCAGGTGGAACGTTATGGTCAGTATTTCAAACCTTTAGACAGAGCATCCGACTTATATCATCGGCATTTCCATGCCTTTTTCGTTTCTCTCCTTGAGAAGACGAATATCAAAAAAACGTCAAAATGCATACTCCGTCCTGCTGTCAGGAAAGGTTCAGAAAATCCTGAATGTCAATCTACCGGAGATTTGATGATTGGACAGGCTTTTCAAGGAAATGGTAATTCATACTACCGGGTACGTCCATTCATCAATACGAAACGACTCAGGATAATGGTCGTTGCGGCGAAAAAGGGGACAGATTGA